The DNA region ATGATTACTATCCAAAACCCCTTCTACATTTTTCTTAAGTTCAGAAAGATCATGTGCCGTCATATCTTTGATTGATGGCAAAGTTGCGGATTTTAGAAAAGTAAAATTGTTAACCTTCAAAAAACCAACCGTCTCATCAAGCAAAGAATTCATCATGCGACTACTCTTCTCTAAAGCCGAAAAATTCAAAAATGACGACTTCATTTTGATAACACGAGTCGGATGTATATGATCAACAGAAAAATCATCTGCATCACAAACCTCACCAAAATTGAAACAACGAGATTCAAAACCATCCTTCAATGGTGTGCGGGGATCTTCAGAATCAGGAACTACTATGTAAAAAGCACTTTCCCCCGAAATAATTGAGGTGTAGACCATCTTTTTGATCACGCTTCTAAAATTGTTATCAAAAAGCACATCAAGCCCATCTCCTTTTTTGTGCTCAATGTCTCTAGATGCTGCAAATCCTGCATATATTTCTGCTACTTGATGAGAAAGTCTTGACGAATCTCTATTCAAACAACTGCTGCTTGTCGGATAAAATATTGAATTTGAAGCAGCACTCTTATCAAAATTCCTTTTAAAAAAATTAAACTTAAACAATCAAACCTCCGTAGCCCAATTACGTAAAAATGGACACAGCATTCAAAAATGCTGGTATATACTGTAAATCTCTTTGCATAACAATATTTGTAGCTATACCACTCTCACTAGAAAAAGACTC from Borrelia hispanica CRI includes:
- a CDS encoding anti-CBASS protein Acb1 family protein, whose product is MFKFNFFKRNFDKSAASNSIFYPTSSSCLNRDSSRLSHQVAEIYAGFAASRDIEHKKGDGLDVLFDNNFRSVIKKMVYTSIISGESAFYIVVPDSEDPRTPLKDGFESRCFNFGEVCDADDFSVDHIHPTRVIKMKSSFLNFSALEKSSRMMNSLLDETVGFLKVNNFTFLKSATLPSIKDMTAHDLSELKKNVEGVLDSNHKMMILGKEDDIANITRSVSPIRDAFEIIVSDVTLYSGIPKEVLYPTSPSGEGSVGNYDIFYLNIEQICKLMMAPFINAVLKKFRLESNWQFKAVKPISQKEQADIEEKHARTLSLYADILEKANEMGNLDLVNKIQFELNEFLQV